The following coding sequences lie in one Rutidosis leptorrhynchoides isolate AG116_Rl617_1_P2 chromosome 6, CSIRO_AGI_Rlap_v1, whole genome shotgun sequence genomic window:
- the LOC139854869 gene encoding 28 kDa ribonucleoprotein, chloroplastic, whose protein sequence is MFPVSIMATNCLTSTPLHSSSMYLSTLSISKLNYSSNSSTHFPHKSQKSSQSTQLSVSPSSSFCTLYPKNPEKSRNLFTVSALVEDEQQQLNSSGSAVTGNGYSLQEDTDFRNSFKQFELYVCNLPRSCGISELLNKFETYGTVQSVEVPRIAETGMSRGCGYVTMSSLDEAKAAIAALDGSDVDGREMRVRFSADMNSNWGSTISSSRPQKNLVFESPYKIYAGNLAWSVKPEDLRNHFSRFGTVISTTVLHDRKGGKNRVYGFLSFSSSSELEAAMSLDGTVQCNKIGWLDWVMGQNELLKVLAMLVDKFLFLPI, encoded by the exons ATGTTTCCAGTTTCAATCATGGCCACTAATTGCTTAACTTCAACCCCATTACATTCATCTTCTATGTATCTATCTACTCTCTCTATTTCAAAACTCAATTACTCATCAAATTCTTCAACTCACTTCCCTCACAAAAGTCAAAAAAGTTCACAATCTACCCAATTATCTGTATCACCATCATCTTCATTTTGTACTTTATATCCCAAAAACCCTGAAAAAAGTAGAAATCTTTTTACAGTTTCAGCACTCGTTGAAGATGAACAACAACAATTGAATTCATCTGGGTCTGCTGTTACTGGAAATGGGTATAGTTTACAGGAAGATACAGATTTCAGGAATTCATTCAAACAGTTTGAATTATATGTATGTAATCTTCCAAGAAGCTGTGGTATATCAGAGCTGCTTAATAAATTTGAAACCTATGGTACAGTTCAATCTGTTGAG GTCCCAAGAATTGCAGAGACAGGGATGAGCCGGGGATGTGGTTACGTGACCATGAGCTCACTTGATGAAGCCAAAGCTGCTATTGCAGCTTTAGATGGATCT GATGTTGATGGACGTGAGATGCGAGTAAGATTTTCAGCTGACATGAACAGTAATTGGGGAAGCACAATATCGAGTTCACGACCTCAAAAGAATTTAGTATTTGAATCACCTTATAAGATTTATGCTGGAAATCTTGCCTGGAGTGTTAAACCTGAGGACTTGAGGAATCATTTCAGCCGATTTGGTACTGTAATTAGCACAACGGTGTTACATGATCGTAAAGGTGGAAAGAATCGTGTTTACGGGTTTCTTTCTTTTTCGTCATCTAGCGAACTTGAAGCTGCAATGTCTTTGGATGGCACAGTTCA ATGTAACAAGATTGGGTGGTTGGattgggtaatgggtcaaaatgaGCTATTG AAGGTTCTTGCAATGCTTGTAGATAAGTTTTTGTTTTTACCCATCTGA
- the LOC139852916 gene encoding uncharacterized protein produces the protein MPYLISHFNKFITSHSLKTLTNVKNPKIYFHLCSPLLLPNQNQQLSSLPSPSQIQKLISSQSDALIAKEIFDLAPKSYPGFRHSYATYQTLILKLGRAHRFTLMNSVLSDLKCNRDYAVQPSLFTHIIRMYGEANLPDKALKTFYTILEFNIKPRAKQLNVILDILVAQRNYLRPAFDLFKSAHRYDVSPNVESYNILMRAFCGNGDLSIAYHLFNEMFKRDVVPNVESYRVLMQGLCRKSQVNRAVDLLDDMLNKGFVPDSLTYTSVLNSLCRKKKLREAYKLLCRMKVKGCNPDIVHYNTVILGFCRENRAHDACKVLEDMPSNGCLPNLVSYSTLVGGFCSQGLYDEAKTYLDLMVSKGFSPHVSVWHFLINGLCNVGKVDEACVVLEGMLKSGAAPHFDTWVDVVSRICELEIDNLDEVLKVEIGPHTRIVDAGVGLQDYLVRMGRVNDKFKSRRGHV, from the coding sequence ATGCCGTATTTAATTTCTCATTTCAACAAATTTATAACCTCCCATTCACTTAAGACCCTAACAAATGTCAAAAACCCTAAAATCTATTTCCATTTATGTTCACCCCTTTTATTACCAAATCAAAATCAACAACTTTCATCACTTCCATCACCATCACAAATCCAAAAACTCATTTCTTCACAATCCGATGCACTTATAGCTAAAGAAATATTTGATTTAGCCCCTAAGTCGTACCCCGGTTTTCGCCATTCCTACGCAACTTACCAAACCCTAATACTTAAACTCGGTAGAGCTCATCGGTTTACCCTAATGAATTCCGTTTTATCCGACCTTAAATGTAACCGCGATTACGCAGTCCAACCGTCTCTCTTTACACACATTATTCGCATGTATGGTGAAGCCAATTTGCCCGATAAAGCGTTGAAAACGTTCTACACGATACTCGAGTTTAACATTAAGCCGCGTGCGAAACAACTGAATGTAATTCTTGATATTTTAGTAGCACAGAGGAATTATCTTCGCCCCGCGTTTGATCTGTTTAAGTCTGCTCATCGGTACGATGTTTCGCCTAATGTGGAATCGTATAATATATTGATGCGTGCGTTTTGTGGTAATGGTGATCTTAGTATTGCATACCACCTGTTCAATGAAATGTTTAAGAGAGATGTTGTTCCGAATGTGGAGTCGTATCGGGTTTTAATGCAAGGTTTGTGCAGAAAAAGTCAGGTCAATCGGGCGGTTGACTTGTTGGACGATATGTTAAATAAAGGGTTTGTACCGGATTCATTAACTTACACGAGCGTTTTAAATAGTTTGTGTAGGAAGAAGAAACTTAGGGAAGCGTATAAGCTTTTATGTAGGATGAAAGTTAAAGGATGTAACCCTGATATTGTACATTATAATACGGTTATTTTAGGGTTTTGTAGGGAGAATCGTGCACATGATGCTTGTAAGGTTCTTGAAGATATGCCTTCGAATGGTTGTTTGCCAAATTTGGTGTCGTATAGTACTTTAGTTGGTGGTTTCTGTAGTCAGGGTTTGTATGATGAGGCTAAAACTTATTTGGATTTGATGGTGTCAAAAGGGTTTTCTCCTCATGTGTCGGTTTGGCATTTTTTGATTAACGGGCTGTGTAATGTTGGGAAGGTTGATGAAGCGTGTGTGGTTTTGGAGGGGATGTTGAAAAGTGGGGCCGCTCCACATTTTGATACTTGGGTGGATGTTGTGAGTAGGATTTGCGAGTTGGAGATCGATAATTTGGATGAAGTGTTGAAGGTTGAAATAGGGCCGCATACGAGGATAGTGGATGCAGGTGTTGGTTTACAAGATTATTTGGTTAGAATGGGTCGAGTGAACGATAAGTTTAAATCAAGAAGGGGACATGTTTGA
- the LOC139854870 gene encoding E3 ubiquitin-protein ligase RSL1-like produces the protein MFSIIIPTLTSHFTSLLQMQDIVKLPSTSKQSYHHHHATFSVYAKGLVIDETVTNVKMSFGGIGVAIFDNDNDRCVRELSKSFLLDAVGTRATDCDVVDLNALIEAMNAAVNLRIKRVHVFCDNVSVHGYLTGEEKPTNRKIMKLVDQFNLIKDKIDYFKPHLVTQNDIKLVYKLAKDSVSSESTKWAESTSSVTLVEQCTICCEFINSDKMFCVNKCQHRYCYSCMRKHVEAKLLQGQLPECPHEKCGSQFKVESCKVFLKPELYDIMSSRIKEASIPPSEKVYCPFPNCSALMSKTEVEEYYKCSGLKSGKRKCVKCNRFFCISCKVPWHDDIICSEYKNSFLFKSSNEGKLLSLATKNRWRQCIKCSNLVELKARCFHIHCRCGYEFCYICGAEYRNKKASCTCPLWEERYIMYA, from the exons ATGTTCTCCATCATCATACCAACATTGACTTCACATTTTACTTCATTACTTCAAATGCAAGATATAGTAAAACTTCCTTCAACATCTAAACaatcttatcatcatcatcatgctacATTTTCAGTATATGCCAAAGGTTTAGTTATTGATGAAACAGTTACAAATGTTAAAATGTCATTTGGTGGTATTGGCGTAGCGATATTCGACAACGATAATGATCGTTGTGTACGTGAGTTGAGTAAATCGTTTCTGCTTGATGCCGTTGGTACACGTGCTACTGACTGTGATGTTGTAGATCTTAATGCATTGATTGAAGCAATGAATGCTGCTGTTAATCTTCGGATTAAACGTGTACATGTTTTCTGCGATAACGTTTCGGTTCATGGATAT CTCACAGGTGAAGAGAAACCAACAAACAGAAAAATCATGAAATTGGTTGACCAGTTTAACCTCATTAAGGATAAAATTGATTATTTTAAACCACATCTCGTGACTCAAAACGATATCAAGCTCGTTTATAAACTCGCGAAAGACTCAGTCAGTTCTGAATCAACCAAATGGGCCGAAAGTACTTCTAGCGTGACACTTGTTGAACAATGCACAATTTGTTGTGAATTTATCAACAGTGATAAAATGTTTTGTGTTAACAAGTGTCAGCATAGATATTGCTATTCTTGTATGAGAAAACATGTTGAAGCAAAGTTGCTTCAGGGGCAGCTGCCCGAATGCCCGCATGAAAAATGTGGGTCCCAGTTTAAAGTTGAAAGCTGCAAGGTGTTTTTGAAGCCCGAATTATATGATATTATGAGTTCAAGGATTAAAGAAGCTTCTATTCCTCCTTCAGAGAAAGTTTATTGTCCTTTTCCTAATTGTTCTGCTTTAATGTCGAAAACGGAGGTCGAAGAATATTATAAGTGTTCGGGTTTAAAAAGTGGAAAGCGAAAATGTGTTAAATGTAATCGCTTTTTTTGTATCAGTTGTAAAGTACCTTGGCATGATGATATTATTTGTTCAGAATACAAGAACTCGTTCCTATTTAAATCTTCGAACGAGGGGAAACTTTTGTCTCTTGCGACTAAAAATCGTTGGCGTCAGTGTATAAAGTGCAGTAATTTGGTTGAGCTTAAAGCAAGGTGCTTCCATATTCATTGcag ATGTGGGTATGAATTTTGCTACATCTGTGGAGCTGAATATCGTAACAAGAAAGCATCGTGCACGTGTCCACTCTGGGAAGAACGCTACATTATGTACGCTTAG